GAAAGAAGGTGATGTTGTCCAATGATCTGGCAGAGCTTTATCAAGTAGAAACCAGGCGATTGAATGAGCAGGTAAATAGAAATATTGGCCGTTTTCCAGAGCGTTACATGTTCAAATTGACTACTGAAGAACACAAGGCTTTAAGATCGCAAAATGCGACCTTAAAGAGAGGGCAACACTCCAAATACCCACCGTATGCTTTTACAGAACACGGTATTTTGATGCTCTCAAGTGTGTTGAGAAGTGAAAGGGCGGAGAAAGTAAATATCCTGGTCATTGACACATTTGTTGAACTGAACCAAATGCTGCTTACCCATAAGGATCTTTTACTCGAAATGGAAGAGATCAAAAAGAAGGTAA
Above is a window of Verrucomicrobiota bacterium DNA encoding:
- a CDS encoding ORF6N domain-containing protein encodes the protein MLSNDLAELYQVETRRLNEQVNRNIGRFPERYMFKLTTEEHKALRSQNATLKRGQHSKYPPYAFTEHGILMLSSVLRSERAEKVNILVIDTFVELNQMLLTHKDLLLEMEEIKKKVTGQDEKIKMIFDYLKQFIKEQEKPRKQIGFKAEGKK